DNA from Dokdonella koreensis DS-123:
CGCCCGCCATGTCGAGCGTGGCGACTACGCCGGCCGCCGCCCGCTGGCCGCATCGCGGCTCGGCGAGGCGGCACCGGCGGCCGCCGGCCGCGGCACCGGCATGCCGGCGGCCTGGGCGGCACTGGGTCCCTACGGCGGCGACGTCACCAGCGTGGCCGTCTCGCCGGTCGACGCCGCGCTGGTCCTCGCCGGCACCGCGCCGGCCAATGGGGGTGGCGGCACGCTGTACCGCTCGGTCGACGGCGCCGCGAATTGGACGGCCGTTCCGGCGATGACCTTCCGCAGCATCTTCGACATCGAGTTCACGCCGAGCGGCACCGCCTATGCGGCCACCGACGGCGGCGTCTGGAGCAGTTCCGACCAGGGCGTCAACTGGACGCAGCACAACCTCGGTATCGGCACGGCCCAGCTCGTCACCGACCTCACGATCGACCCGACCAACCCGTCGGTGATCTGGGCCGGCGTCGACGACGCCTTCGGCAGCCAGCCGATCAACCTGGTGCGCTCGACCGACGGCGGCCTGACCTGGAGCAACGTCACGCCGCCCCGCTCGACCGCGATGAGTGCCACGGCCGTCGCCGTCGACCCGACCAATTCGCAGAACGTCGCCGCCACCTTCGCCGGCTGGATCGGCGGCACCGAGCTGTGGGTCAGCACCAATGGCGGCACCACCTGGACCAACCGCTCGGCCGGCCTGCCGAGCAACCCGCTGCGGGCCGTCGTGCTCGACGGTTCGCGCCTCCTGGTCGGCGGCGGCCAGATGTTCGGCTCGCAGTTCGTCGGCCTGTACCTGTCCAACGACCTGGGCCAGAACTGGAGCGCGCTGCACGACGAAAGCTGGCCGCTGCTGTGCGTGACCGACATCGCGGTGGACCCGAACGACCCGCAGACGATCCTCGCCTCGATCGACGGCGCCGGCATCAACCGCTCGACCGACGGCGGCAACACCTGGGAAATCGCGGTCGGCGGCAGCTCGATCCTGTCGGCGCAGTCGGTGCGCTACGCCCCCGGCAGCTCGCAGACCGTGCTGGTCGGCGCAGCCTCGCTCGGCGTGTACCGCTCGACCGACGGCGGCGACGCGTTCGCCGCGTCGACGATCGGCATCGCCGAGCTGGCGCTGTACGCGGTCGACACCAGCCCGACCGATCCCAACCTCATCGCGGTCGCGTTCCAGGGCAACAACAACGGCGGCGTGCTGAGCTCCAGCAACGGTGGCATCGACTGGACCGCCGAGTCCGTGCCGCCGACGCGCTACAGCAGCGTCCGCTTCGCGCCGGACGGCACGCTGTACGCCCTGTCGGCCGGCCCCAGCTCGGTGGCGCCCGAAGGGCTCTACCGGCGCAACGGCGACGGCAGCTGGACCAGCCTCGGCCCGGACCAGGGCACCCTGTTCGAATCGGACCTGATCACGATCCGCTTCGGCACCACCGCCTCGACGATCTACCTCGGCGGCGCCGACTTCGGCGTGGCCGGCTCCGAGCGCACGGTCTGGCGCTCCGTCGACGGCGGCACGACCTGGGCCAAGACGCACGAGGGCACCGACGGTGACAAGGTCGCCGACATCGAGAGCGTCGCCGGCCGCGGCGGCCAGTACCTGGTCGCGACCTACGACGGCCCGGCCGGCGGTGCGCTGCGCTCGAGCGACGGCGGCCTGAGCTGGACCGAAACACGCAACGGCCTGCCCGACTTCGCCCGTTTCGGCCGGCTCTGCTCCACCGCCGCCACGCCCGGCACCATGTACATGTCGATGTGGGACTCGTGGGGCACCGGCGCGATCTACCGCAGCACCAACGACGGCGCCAGCTGGACCCGTGGCTGGACCGGCGGCAACCTGTCGGACGTCGCCTGCCATCCGCACGAGCCGGGTGTGCTGTACGCGGCCCAGCAGAGCGCCGACGCGGTGATCCGCTCGACCGACGGCGGCACCAGCTTCACGCCGTTCGCGACCGGCCTCGGCGCGGCCGGGGCACCGGTGGAGCTGGCCCTGTCCAAGACCGGCGGCCTGCCGCTGCTGTACCTGGCCACCAGCCGCGGCAGCTTCGTCACCCTGCGCGATCCGTCCAGCGAAACGCTGTTCGCCGACGGCTTCGACTGAACGATGACATCCTCCGCCCTGGCGACACCGGGCGGATTCGCAGCCGGAGCGCCGCCCACAGCGGCGCTCTGGTCACGCGCGCACGCGGCGATTACCCTCGCCCCGGTGACACGACGGCTGCGCTTCGGCTCCCATCTGATCGACCTGGCGACACGCGAGTTGTCCGAGGACGGCCGCCTGCGCCCGTTGTCGCCGCGCGTCTTCGA
Protein-coding regions in this window:
- a CDS encoding WD40/YVTN/BNR-like repeat-containing protein; its protein translation is MTQRSLSLTLGFCAALAAPLTIAATPQPLPAGAAGFDARHVERGDYAGRRPLAASRLGEAAPAAAGRGTGMPAAWAALGPYGGDVTSVAVSPVDAALVLAGTAPANGGGGTLYRSVDGAANWTAVPAMTFRSIFDIEFTPSGTAYAATDGGVWSSSDQGVNWTQHNLGIGTAQLVTDLTIDPTNPSVIWAGVDDAFGSQPINLVRSTDGGLTWSNVTPPRSTAMSATAVAVDPTNSQNVAATFAGWIGGTELWVSTNGGTTWTNRSAGLPSNPLRAVVLDGSRLLVGGGQMFGSQFVGLYLSNDLGQNWSALHDESWPLLCVTDIAVDPNDPQTILASIDGAGINRSTDGGNTWEIAVGGSSILSAQSVRYAPGSSQTVLVGAASLGVYRSTDGGDAFAASTIGIAELALYAVDTSPTDPNLIAVAFQGNNNGGVLSSSNGGIDWTAESVPPTRYSSVRFAPDGTLYALSAGPSSVAPEGLYRRNGDGSWTSLGPDQGTLFESDLITIRFGTTASTIYLGGADFGVAGSERTVWRSVDGGTTWAKTHEGTDGDKVADIESVAGRGGQYLVATYDGPAGGALRSSDGGLSWTETRNGLPDFARFGRLCSTAATPGTMYMSMWDSWGTGAIYRSTNDGASWTRGWTGGNLSDVACHPHEPGVLYAAQQSADAVIRSTDGGTSFTPFATGLGAAGAPVELALSKTGGLPLLYLATSRGSFVTLRDPSSETLFADGFD